From Pseudanabaena sp. PCC 6802, one genomic window encodes:
- a CDS encoding tetratricopeptide repeat protein — protein MILDKLTKVVGINIVRHRSYFAAILVALGCGVAPVGVAAVNAQALVPHAIKLNFGNLEEQGIALARDAAQLAQFEQYDLALPRARLAVQLAPQAYQTQAVLGSLYLRKEDYAKAIASLSTAHNLKKDNPAILFSLGSAHLRKGDYPKAIEKIKQGLVIAPKEPTAIFDLGNAYYMSKRYDEAVVEFARVYEIEKKFWAATNNIGLVEYERGNPDKAVKQWEKAIEQAAVAEDKAAEPKLALAVAFYTKGDRDKGIKAAIEALKIDPRYGKEDFLKENLWQDKLMADTRSMFQNPALKDSLNQSELSTKRAPTRQSP, from the coding sequence ATGATTTTAGATAAATTAACCAAAGTTGTGGGGATTAATATTGTGCGACATCGCTCTTACTTCGCTGCTATTTTAGTTGCCCTAGGCTGTGGCGTGGCACCTGTGGGTGTTGCGGCAGTCAATGCCCAAGCTCTAGTACCCCATGCCATAAAATTGAATTTTGGCAATTTAGAGGAACAGGGTATAGCTCTGGCTAGAGATGCCGCGCAACTGGCGCAATTCGAGCAATACGATCTCGCACTCCCCCGCGCTCGCTTGGCCGTACAACTAGCGCCCCAAGCCTATCAAACCCAAGCTGTCCTGGGCAGTCTGTATCTGCGTAAAGAGGACTATGCCAAAGCGATCGCTTCTCTAAGTACGGCGCATAACCTCAAGAAAGATAACCCCGCAATTTTGTTTAGCCTCGGCTCTGCCCATCTCCGCAAGGGTGACTATCCTAAGGCTATTGAAAAGATCAAGCAAGGTTTGGTAATTGCCCCCAAAGAACCAACTGCAATCTTCGATCTAGGAAATGCCTATTACATGTCTAAACGCTACGATGAAGCAGTGGTCGAGTTTGCGCGCGTTTACGAAATAGAGAAAAAATTCTGGGCAGCCACCAACAATATTGGTCTGGTGGAATACGAACGCGGCAATCCCGATAAAGCTGTTAAACAATGGGAAAAGGCGATCGAACAGGCTGCTGTTGCTGAAGATAAAGCCGCCGAACCCAAACTCGCTCTTGCGGTCGCTTTTTACACCAAAGGCGATCGCGACAAAGGTATAAAAGCAGCCATAGAGGCACTCAAGATCGATCCTCGCTATGGCAAAGAAGATTTTCTCAAGGAAAATCTCTGGCAAGATAAACTGATGGCCGATACCCGAAGCATGTTTCAGAATCCAGCCCTCAAGGATTCTTTGAACCAGAGCGAGCTTTCGACAAAGCGCGCGCCAACCAGGCAATCGCCGTAG
- the cax gene encoding calcium/proton exchanger — protein sequence MNIKNLISYGLLVFVPISIAAHFLGWGSLIVFMTSALAIVPLASWLSTATEEIAVVLGPSWGGLLNATFGNATELIIAIVALNAGLVSVVKASITGSIIGNLLLVMGLSMFLGGLYYKEQEFQPLFARVNASIMNLAVVSILLPTAVNFTSSGIPESTLQSLSVAVAVVLILVYVSTLFFSMKTHSYLYDVGVAEISEAEGTCEHPEQKVNLWLWVGVLLVVTVLVAIESELLVDTLEEATSRLGLTALFTGVILLPIIGNAAEHTTAVTVAMKNKMELSVSVAVGSSMQIALFVGPVLVLAGWLMGQPMDLNFNPFELVAVAVAVLIANSISSDGRSNWLEGMLLLATYVILGLAFYFHPVA from the coding sequence ATGAATATCAAAAATCTTATTTCCTACGGTTTGCTTGTTTTCGTCCCCATCTCGATCGCCGCTCACTTCCTGGGCTGGGGTTCTTTAATAGTATTCATGACTTCGGCATTGGCAATTGTGCCCTTAGCGAGTTGGCTCAGCACGGCAACGGAGGAAATAGCTGTAGTACTGGGGCCGTCCTGGGGCGGTTTGCTGAACGCCACGTTTGGTAATGCCACAGAACTAATTATTGCTATAGTCGCGCTAAATGCCGGACTGGTCAGCGTGGTGAAAGCCAGCATTACGGGGTCGATTATTGGCAACTTGCTGCTGGTGATGGGGTTGTCGATGTTCCTGGGCGGTCTGTACTATAAGGAGCAAGAATTTCAACCGCTATTTGCCAGAGTGAACGCCTCGATTATGAACCTGGCAGTGGTGTCGATTTTGCTGCCGACGGCTGTGAATTTTACGTCAAGCGGGATTCCTGAATCGACTTTGCAAAGCTTGTCTGTAGCCGTTGCAGTCGTGTTAATTCTGGTATATGTCTCGACTTTGTTCTTTTCTATGAAGACGCACAGCTATCTCTATGACGTGGGCGTAGCGGAAATTTCTGAGGCTGAAGGCACGTGCGAACATCCCGAACAGAAGGTCAATCTATGGTTATGGGTAGGGGTGCTCCTGGTGGTGACGGTTCTGGTGGCGATCGAGTCCGAACTATTAGTAGATACGCTTGAGGAAGCAACTTCGCGCTTGGGGCTAACCGCGTTATTTACGGGCGTAATTCTCTTGCCGATTATCGGTAATGCTGCCGAACATACCACTGCTGTGACCGTAGCGATGAAAAACAAGATGGAGTTATCCGTATCCGTCGCCGTCGGCTCCAGCATGCAAATCGCTCTATTTGTGGGGCCAGTCTTAGTCTTAGCGGGATGGCTGATGGGACAGCCGATGGATCTGAATTTCAATCCATTTGAACTGGTGGCGGTGGCAGTGGCGGTATTGATTGCCAACTCGATTAGTTCTGATGGGCGATCGAACTGGCTGGAGGGTATGTTACTGCTCGCCACCTACGTTATTTTGGGTTTAGCTTTTTACTTCCATCCAGTTGCATGA
- a CDS encoding GvpL/GvpF family gas vesicle protein — translation MGLYLYAILHEKDLPPAIATKGIDSQPIESKVLSPFVVFYSEAQQERYLASRANLLAHEKAIEAVMEAVGVKKAVPLPLQFGLVVEDWEQVDRDLIAGHQDKLQALLQKLIGKREVGIKLFWDELKELNLVLEANADLKEKREAMAGKMLSMDEAISIGRELEEALEDHKQETIDSFLSVLQPLSHEYVEGELLTANMLYNAAFLIDWEREPEFAKAIDALDAKFDNRLRIRYNNFTAPFNFVKMDE, via the coding sequence ATGGGCTTATATCTCTATGCCATCCTGCATGAAAAGGATCTACCTCCAGCGATCGCCACAAAGGGGATAGATAGTCAGCCCATAGAGTCTAAAGTGCTATCACCTTTTGTCGTGTTCTACAGCGAAGCCCAACAGGAACGCTACCTCGCCAGCCGCGCTAACCTGCTCGCCCATGAAAAAGCGATCGAAGCAGTGATGGAAGCCGTAGGTGTCAAGAAAGCCGTCCCCCTGCCCTTACAGTTTGGCCTGGTAGTAGAAGACTGGGAACAGGTCGATCGCGATCTAATTGCCGGACATCAAGATAAGTTGCAAGCTTTGCTCCAGAAGCTAATTGGCAAGCGCGAAGTCGGCATCAAATTATTCTGGGACGAACTTAAGGAATTAAATCTCGTTTTGGAAGCCAATGCCGATCTCAAGGAAAAGCGCGAAGCAATGGCAGGAAAGATGCTCAGTATGGACGAGGCGATCTCCATTGGTAGAGAACTAGAAGAAGCCCTGGAAGACCATAAGCAAGAAACGATCGACTCCTTTCTCAGCGTCCTGCAACCCCTCAGCCACGAATACGTAGAGGGAGAGCTACTAACCGCCAACATGCTCTACAATGCCGCCTTCCTAATAGACTGGGAGCGCGAACCGGAATTTGCCAAAGCGATCGACGCTCTCGATGCCAAGTTCGACAACCGCCTGCGCATCCGTTACAACAACTTTACCGCCCCATTTAATTTCGTCAAGATGGATGAGTAG
- a CDS encoding DMT family transporter, with translation MPLHRSSGRWQLGLVLALLTVVLWGVLAVALKIILGVLDAYTLTWFRFLVSFILLGAYLTATRQLPNLKQLKAALGLLAIATLGLASNYILFVSGLNLTTPNNSQVLIQLAGLMFGVGSLVVFRERYTKLQWVGVGVMVTGLSMFFNEQLKILLTAASATYLMGSALLVVAAITWAIYAIAQKQLLQHLSSAAIMLCIYGSSVLLFSPMATPAKILAVAVNPWQMGLLAFCALNTLLAYGAFAESLEHWEASRVSAVLSLTPLVTLCSTSILPLLWHNSPLVDPLTPLGWLGAVFVVTGSLTVSLGGRHKSR, from the coding sequence ATGCCATTGCATCGTAGTTCTGGACGATGGCAGCTTGGTTTGGTGCTGGCACTTTTAACCGTTGTTCTCTGGGGAGTGCTGGCTGTTGCCCTCAAAATAATCCTGGGTGTCCTGGATGCCTATACGCTTACCTGGTTTCGCTTTCTGGTTTCTTTTATCCTTCTGGGAGCGTATTTGACCGCTACGCGGCAATTGCCTAACCTCAAGCAATTAAAGGCGGCATTGGGTTTGCTGGCGATCGCTACGCTCGGTCTGGCAAGCAACTACATCTTATTTGTCTCGGGGTTGAACTTGACCACGCCGAATAATTCGCAGGTGTTGATCCAACTGGCGGGACTGATGTTTGGCGTGGGATCGCTGGTGGTGTTTAGGGAGCGCTACACCAAACTGCAATGGGTGGGGGTGGGCGTGATGGTGACGGGTTTGTCGATGTTTTTTAACGAGCAGTTGAAAATTTTACTGACGGCTGCTTCGGCTACCTATTTAATGGGGAGTGCGTTGCTGGTGGTGGCGGCGATTACCTGGGCAATCTATGCGATCGCCCAGAAGCAGCTTTTGCAACACCTGTCTTCTGCGGCAATTATGCTGTGCATTTATGGCAGTTCGGTATTGTTGTTTAGCCCGATGGCAACCCCCGCTAAAATTCTGGCGGTAGCGGTCAATCCTTGGCAAATGGGGCTACTGGCATTTTGTGCGCTCAACACGTTGCTTGCCTACGGCGCGTTTGCGGAGTCTCTGGAGCATTGGGAAGCTTCGCGGGTGAGTGCGGTGTTGAGCCTGACACCTTTGGTAACTTTATGCTCGACCTCAATTTTGCCGCTACTCTGGCACAATTCTCCGCTTGTCGATCCGCTCACCCCCCTGGGTTGGCTCGGTGCGGTATTTGTCGTGACGGGTTCCCTAACGGTTTCGCTGGGTGGCAGGCATAAGAGTCGGTAG
- a CDS encoding NACHT domain-containing protein has translation MVTKLWQFLTTDIRELVKPAEVTEKGLDTGKELIELAGTVDEEGKKVEWLKPFLEQENTASLLEILTSPEAKLLGGLVPFANIAIALTKFYAEKTKEEPTLADSVVIVSMIAYWKSYATIIKAPEQKELYERLSQVKVGKQLEAIELSEGEAQKAITCFHESKLATKFNEYLTENIQKAGIYVDRAKSLAERVAWNAHWYVNQVLAEVSKGDAIKPLAELYRNGGKEMLENQQSLEDYLTEYISPHPTTAILQNRWKVIDGKFALQDIYVPMKALKVDKNGNLVRSVEDNSGNEIEQSPFDLANWAEELLLDVQRSDRVMFIQGGPGRGKSAFCKIFANWVRENLHPLWTPILIRLRDIPNLQQSFENTLREAVSADFAKNDDGWLTDRNTRFLFLLDGFDELLMEGRTSGGLEQFLKQAGAFQRECAQSKDMQHRFLVTGRQLALHGIERLLPQNFERVEIQPMDADLQHRWLGKWAVLEGERTASAFQSFLESDNCPERVKELAREPLLIYLLAGMHRDGEIATETFAGISAVNAKVLIYEKAIDWILTKQRCDPSGQDVNKEITDMETATLRRILMEAGLCVVQAGGESAPIATIAERLKDTEAGTKLEDARKKQGDDAIKNALATFYLQPASGKEGSVEFVHKSFGEFLCAERLKESIEEWTVPGRKGKEFNLDTKDMDSQIYDLLGYGDLTPEIVEYLMALLIKSDDFAPVSLFKRLEGFYLRWCNGEFIDAPPDENLPQKKMRLLKEQLKDRDGSLGLRQVDIFTGLNVTILLLELNRYAKDKDELKDKIAFYPCGENSKEGFEADRLLKIIGYSYCIGRKAFGETVGKFLSGADLSGADLIGADLIGADLIGADLSGADLRGADLRGADLRGADLRGADLSGADLENISWGNDDISERETNWEDARGLETAKNVPEELKRQLGI, from the coding sequence ATGGTAACAAAACTTTGGCAGTTTTTGACAACTGACATACGGGAACTTGTAAAGCCAGCAGAAGTAACAGAAAAGGGCTTAGACACTGGGAAAGAGCTAATTGAGCTTGCGGGGACTGTAGATGAAGAAGGTAAAAAGGTAGAGTGGTTGAAACCTTTCCTAGAGCAAGAAAATACGGCTTCCCTGCTGGAAATATTGACTTCGCCGGAAGCTAAATTGCTAGGTGGATTGGTGCCATTTGCGAATATAGCGATCGCTCTGACGAAATTCTATGCCGAAAAAACAAAAGAAGAACCAACGCTCGCTGATAGTGTTGTAATCGTCAGCATGATAGCTTACTGGAAAAGCTATGCCACCATCATAAAAGCTCCTGAGCAGAAAGAATTATACGAAAGGCTGAGCCAGGTGAAAGTTGGTAAGCAATTGGAGGCGATCGAGCTTAGTGAGGGGGAAGCTCAAAAAGCAATCACCTGCTTTCATGAATCAAAACTGGCAACCAAATTTAACGAGTACCTGACGGAAAATATTCAGAAAGCAGGCATTTATGTCGATAGGGCAAAAAGTCTGGCAGAAAGAGTGGCATGGAATGCGCATTGGTATGTCAATCAGGTTTTGGCAGAGGTAAGTAAAGGCGATGCCATTAAACCGCTGGCCGAGCTATATCGCAATGGCGGTAAGGAAATGCTGGAAAACCAGCAGAGCCTTGAGGATTATCTGACCGAATATATATCGCCCCATCCTACTACCGCCATACTTCAGAACAGGTGGAAGGTCATTGATGGTAAATTTGCGCTCCAGGATATCTACGTGCCGATGAAGGCATTGAAGGTAGATAAGAATGGCAATCTGGTCAGAAGTGTTGAAGATAATAGTGGCAACGAAATCGAGCAAAGCCCCTTCGATCTAGCGAATTGGGCTGAAGAGTTACTTTTGGACGTACAGAGATCGGATCGAGTGATGTTTATTCAGGGAGGGCCAGGGCGAGGGAAAAGTGCGTTTTGCAAAATATTTGCCAATTGGGTGCGAGAAAATTTGCATCCCCTCTGGACTCCTATTTTGATTCGCCTGCGAGATATCCCGAACCTGCAACAGAGCTTTGAAAACACGTTACGAGAAGCTGTGTCAGCAGATTTTGCGAAGAATGATGATGGCTGGCTGACCGATCGCAATACGCGCTTCTTATTTTTGCTGGATGGCTTTGATGAACTATTGATGGAGGGTAGAACCAGTGGTGGCTTAGAGCAATTTCTCAAGCAGGCAGGAGCGTTTCAGCGTGAGTGCGCTCAGAGCAAGGACATGCAGCATCGCTTCCTGGTTACCGGGAGACAACTAGCTTTACACGGTATTGAGCGCTTGCTACCCCAAAACTTCGAGCGAGTAGAGATACAACCAATGGATGCAGACCTTCAACATCGTTGGTTAGGTAAGTGGGCAGTGCTGGAGGGAGAACGCACGGCATCTGCATTTCAGTCTTTCTTAGAAAGTGATAATTGTCCCGAACGAGTCAAAGAATTAGCTAGAGAACCGCTATTAATATACCTGCTTGCAGGTATGCATCGAGATGGCGAGATCGCAACCGAGACATTTGCAGGGATCAGCGCAGTTAATGCCAAAGTCCTCATCTACGAAAAAGCTATTGATTGGATATTAACCAAACAACGCTGCGATCCATCTGGGCAAGATGTCAACAAAGAAATCACTGATATGGAGACTGCAACCCTCAGACGAATTTTGATGGAGGCAGGGTTGTGCGTGGTGCAGGCAGGTGGTGAATCTGCACCAATAGCTACAATTGCAGAGCGACTGAAAGATACAGAGGCAGGAACGAAACTTGAAGATGCTCGCAAAAAGCAAGGAGATGATGCCATCAAGAATGCTTTGGCAACATTTTATTTGCAACCCGCGAGTGGTAAAGAAGGCTCGGTAGAATTCGTTCACAAGAGCTTTGGTGAGTTTTTATGCGCGGAACGATTAAAAGAGAGTATTGAAGAATGGACAGTTCCAGGTAGAAAGGGCAAAGAATTTAACCTGGATACGAAGGATATGGATTCGCAGATTTACGATCTATTGGGTTATGGTGATTTGACTCCAGAGATCGTGGAATATCTGATGGCATTATTAATAAAAAGTGATGATTTTGCTCCTGTTAGCCTTTTCAAGCGACTAGAGGGATTTTATCTGCGCTGGTGCAATGGAGAATTTATAGACGCACCACCCGATGAGAATCTACCGCAAAAGAAAATGCGGTTATTGAAGGAACAACTTAAAGATCGAGATGGATCGTTGGGCTTGCGACAGGTAGATATTTTTACAGGCTTGAATGTCACGATCTTACTTTTGGAGTTGAATCGCTATGCCAAAGATAAAGACGAACTGAAAGATAAAATTGCTTTTTATCCCTGTGGAGAGAACAGTAAAGAGGGGTTTGAGGCAGATCGCTTGTTAAAAATTATCGGCTACAGCTATTGCATTGGGAGGAAAGCATTTGGTGAGACAGTCGGTAAATTCCTCAGTGGCGCAGACCTCAGTGGCGCAGACCTCATTGGCGCAGACCTCATTGGCGCAGACCTCATTGGCGCAGACCTCAGTGGCGCAGACCTCCGTGGCGCAGACCTCCGTGGCGCAGACCTCCGTGGCGCAGACCTCCGTGGCGCAGACCTCAGTGGCGCAGACCTAGAAAATATTAGTTGGGGTAATGATGATATTTCGGAAAGAGAGACAAATTGGGAAGATGCGCGGGGACTTGAGACAGCCAAAAATGTGCCTGAAGAGCTAAAGAGGCAGTTAGGAATATAA
- the petJ gene encoding cytochrome c6 PetJ: MIKTIARLLSILFLTIAALNLTCTSPAIAADLARGAEIFNANCAGCHANGGNIVRRNKTLKLKALSKFGMDSVAAIAEIVAKGKNNMSAYKERLSDREIEDVATYVLTQAESGWRN; this comes from the coding sequence ATGATAAAGACGATCGCCAGACTACTTTCTATCCTATTCCTCACCATAGCCGCGCTAAATCTAACCTGCACTTCGCCCGCGATCGCGGCAGATTTGGCTCGTGGTGCTGAGATATTCAACGCCAATTGCGCTGGCTGTCACGCCAACGGTGGCAATATCGTGCGGCGCAATAAGACACTCAAACTTAAAGCGCTCTCAAAATTTGGAATGGATTCTGTCGCCGCGATCGCCGAAATCGTTGCCAAGGGCAAAAACAACATGTCAGCCTACAAAGAACGCCTGAGCGATCGGGAGATCGAAGACGTGGCTACCTATGTCCTGACCCAAGCCGAATCTGGCTGGCGAAATTAA
- a CDS encoding CHAT domain-containing protein, which yields MEGAQGIDILALNNPQQPIQSGGATILRSDGNILADAFFDNSQLFALNLNDRASNFFSAIAFRVDPRQAVRFDPNPSLESIQANIRDHRNILAVDSRAADVVKTDVKSGNDSGVSLNPSPTGNGSETSHQNGGNPQNPSQPQNSTTTAAASPNPGVDLKTASEVAIQAGLSNLSSLSSVSNPNSLTGTASLSSAVDLLLREGRILEARQTLDLAIVKELDGYLGNVTAPKVGTETIASLTAEQQQLYVKYNQMEERSAQIQTELNALRRTPESQRSAEQVERINKLQAQQIEDSKEFKQFINSPNVASLAKAVSEASLKKLQSDLRAQDRNAVLLYPLIQDDRLELILVTSDAEPIRRTARVSRAELSQAIKEFRNALETVYDPSIDAKRSGQKLYNWLIQPIADELDRVNAKTILYAPYGQLRYVPLAALHNGREWLVQKYRINNITAASLQDFSLQTPTSRSILAGAATQRLSFKIGDRPFSFSGLPFARREVEALTQIIPDSVQLLDADFSPESTQRQLRNHSLVHMATHAVFMPGKPEDSFILFGNGERLTLADVRNWSLKNVDLVVLSACDTAQGETLGNGEEILGFGYLMQQGGARAAIASLWAVDDGGTQALMDIFYTILKRPNMTKAEALRQAQIALITGNYGVLGTEGERIAKNIADRLPVTVTEYLDHPYYWAPFIMIGNGL from the coding sequence TTGGAAGGGGCGCAGGGAATAGATATCCTGGCACTCAACAACCCCCAACAACCAATTCAAAGCGGCGGCGCTACCATTCTCAGAAGTGATGGTAATATCCTGGCGGATGCCTTTTTTGATAATAGCCAGCTATTTGCTCTGAACCTCAACGACAGAGCCAGTAATTTCTTCAGCGCGATCGCCTTTCGAGTAGATCCCAGGCAAGCAGTAAGATTCGATCCGAACCCATCACTGGAAAGCATTCAAGCCAACATTAGAGACCACCGCAATATCCTCGCAGTGGACAGTCGTGCGGCTGATGTTGTTAAAACAGATGTTAAAAGCGGAAATGATAGCGGCGTGTCTCTGAATCCGTCCCCTACTGGTAATGGGAGTGAAACCTCACATCAAAACGGTGGCAATCCTCAGAACCCCAGCCAACCTCAAAACAGTACCACCACAGCAGCAGCGTCGCCCAATCCCGGTGTCGATCTCAAAACAGCTTCAGAAGTAGCAATTCAGGCGGGACTGAGTAACCTTTCCAGTTTGTCTAGCGTTTCCAACCCCAACTCGCTGACGGGGACGGCTTCACTTAGTAGTGCGGTCGATCTGCTTTTACGTGAAGGCAGGATCCTGGAGGCCAGACAAACTCTGGACTTGGCAATTGTCAAAGAACTGGACGGATATTTGGGTAATGTCACGGCACCAAAGGTGGGAACGGAAACAATCGCCAGTTTGACGGCAGAACAGCAGCAGCTTTACGTTAAGTACAACCAGATGGAAGAGCGATCGGCGCAAATTCAGACTGAGTTGAATGCACTGCGTCGCACACCAGAAAGTCAACGCAGTGCCGAGCAGGTAGAGCGAATTAATAAACTGCAAGCGCAACAGATAGAAGATAGCAAGGAATTCAAGCAGTTCATTAACAGTCCCAACGTAGCGAGTTTAGCTAAAGCTGTAAGCGAAGCATCCCTCAAAAAGCTGCAATCTGACCTGCGCGCTCAGGATCGCAATGCCGTGCTATTGTACCCCCTCATTCAGGACGATCGCCTGGAGTTGATTTTAGTTACGTCCGATGCCGAACCAATTCGGCGCACCGCCAGGGTGAGCCGGGCAGAACTGAGTCAAGCGATTAAGGAATTCCGCAATGCCTTAGAGACTGTTTACGATCCCTCAATCGATGCTAAAAGATCGGGGCAAAAACTCTACAACTGGTTAATCCAGCCGATCGCTGACGAGCTGGACAGAGTCAACGCCAAGACCATCTTATATGCCCCCTATGGTCAACTGCGTTATGTGCCACTAGCAGCACTCCATAATGGCAGGGAATGGCTGGTTCAAAAATATCGCATCAATAATATTACGGCAGCGAGCCTGCAAGACTTTAGTTTACAGACTCCCACAAGCCGTAGCATCCTGGCGGGTGCGGCGACGCAACGCTTGAGTTTCAAGATAGGCGATCGCCCCTTTAGTTTCTCTGGACTGCCCTTCGCACGGCGTGAAGTAGAGGCTCTAACCCAAATCATTCCTGATAGCGTGCAGCTACTGGATGCGGATTTCAGTCCAGAATCTACACAACGGCAATTGCGCAATCACTCACTGGTTCACATGGCAACCCACGCCGTATTTATGCCAGGTAAACCCGAGGATTCGTTCATTTTGTTTGGCAATGGCGAGCGCCTCACCCTTGCCGATGTGCGCAACTGGTCGCTCAAGAATGTCGATCTGGTCGTTCTTAGTGCCTGCGATACCGCCCAGGGCGAAACCTTAGGCAACGGAGAAGAAATTTTGGGCTTTGGCTATCTGATGCAGCAAGGAGGAGCAAGAGCAGCGATCGCTTCTCTATGGGCAGTGGATGATGGCGGCACCCAAGCATTAATGGATATTTTTTATACAATACTGAAGCGACCGAATATGACAAAAGCAGAAGCGTTGCGTCAAGCCCAAATCGCTCTAATTACAGGTAACTATGGCGTGCTTGGCACTGAAGGCGAGCGGATTGCTAAAAATATAGCCGACCGATTGCCAGTGACCGTGACTGAATATTTAGATCATCCTTACTACTGGGCACCATTCATTATGATTGGGAATGGACTCTGA
- a CDS encoding NF041680 family putative transposase — MISLDKLEQFRKYTYEIIGNGRDALFDLMDAVLTSRSVSSFVELSLSPLFRREWSSIYEALQDSHPPREDLMKQYIQQMPAAEVTILAGDHTAWSRPYAVTLQERTYEHQPQPGVGSKPVTVGQGYSTIAWIPESEGSFALPLRHERITSFENPIQKAASQLRLVCAEIPGTVLFLGDGEYGCAPFLQQTADIPCIKLLRLRPNRVLYHAPKDYEGHGRPHKHGEKFSLKDSDTWSIPQADITIAEPKLGRLQIRRWPNLHLKQAADHPFTLILVERLDMPESKPLWLIWVAKDEPILSEVWQKYLRRFAIEHWYRLVRQRLHWTIPQLSTPAQMETWSDLMPLLTWQLWLARELVQDSPLPWQKPMTKLSPGRVANAFALVLVRIGSPSPDPKPRGKSPGWPLGKKRTQRIRYPTVKKRYAKPLKKASAATA, encoded by the coding sequence ATGATTAGTTTGGATAAACTTGAGCAATTTCGCAAGTACACGTACGAAATTATAGGGAACGGGAGAGATGCGCTGTTCGACTTGATGGATGCGGTACTGACGAGTCGGAGTGTTTCATCGTTTGTGGAACTTTCGTTAAGCCCATTATTTCGGAGGGAGTGGTCGAGTATCTATGAAGCACTGCAAGATAGTCATCCTCCACGTGAAGACTTGATGAAGCAATACATACAGCAAATGCCGGCAGCAGAGGTGACGATATTGGCGGGCGACCATACAGCCTGGTCGCGTCCCTATGCGGTGACATTACAAGAACGCACCTACGAACATCAACCTCAACCGGGAGTAGGAAGCAAACCTGTTACGGTGGGGCAAGGATACAGCACAATTGCCTGGATTCCAGAGTCAGAAGGGAGTTTTGCCTTACCGTTGCGGCATGAGCGGATCACCAGTTTCGAGAACCCGATTCAGAAAGCCGCTAGTCAGTTACGCTTGGTTTGTGCGGAAATTCCTGGGACTGTGCTTTTCCTGGGGGATGGCGAGTATGGGTGCGCACCATTTTTGCAGCAAACAGCAGACATCCCGTGTATCAAGCTGCTCAGGCTACGCCCCAACCGGGTTCTGTATCATGCCCCAAAGGATTACGAGGGGCATGGGCGACCCCATAAGCATGGAGAGAAATTTAGCCTCAAAGACTCTGACACTTGGTCTATTCCCCAAGCAGACATCACAATTGCAGAGCCTAAACTGGGACGATTGCAAATTCGTCGATGGCCAAACCTGCACTTAAAGCAAGCCGCAGACCATCCCTTTACACTCATTCTGGTCGAACGTCTTGATATGCCTGAATCGAAACCCCTGTGGTTGATTTGGGTCGCTAAAGACGAGCCAATCTTGAGTGAGGTATGGCAAAAATATCTGCGCAGATTTGCCATTGAGCATTGGTATCGCTTGGTGCGTCAACGTCTCCATTGGACAATCCCTCAGCTTTCTACCCCTGCTCAGATGGAGACTTGGTCGGACTTGATGCCTTTACTTACTTGGCAATTGTGGCTCGCTCGTGAACTTGTCCAAGACTCTCCTCTGCCTTGGCAGAAACCGATGACTAAATTGTCTCCTGGTCGAGTTGCAAATGCTTTTGCTTTAGTTTTGGTCAGGATTGGCTCTCCTTCCCCTGACCCTAAACCTCGCGGTAAGTCTCCAGGTTGGCCTCTTGGGAAAAAACGAACCCAACGGATTCGTTATCCTACTGTCAAAAAACGCTATGCCAAGCCCCTCAAAAAAGCTTCCGCTGCAACTGCTTAG